Within the Mustela nigripes isolate SB6536 unplaced genomic scaffold, MUSNIG.SB6536 HiC_scaffold_75, whole genome shotgun sequence genome, the region AGAAGGTGAAGAGGGTACTCTGACTGAGTCCACCCTAACCCACTGGGACTTGGGACGGCGCTGGGCCtctggccccaccccagccttttCCCTGAGGTGAAGTGTGTTCTCCCAAGCCTCCAAGGATAGGTGGCTGGGCCTCACACTGGGGGCAGAcgtcctctctcccttcctggggTTCTGGCCTCCATATGGTCCAGGTCATGGTGATGGGGGTAACCTATCTGTATCACCCTCCTATGCACCCCCTCCTGCGGCTGAAAGCCATACTCCAAACCCAGGATTTCTGAAATCGGAAACATCGTATCAACTATCCCAAGACATCTCCCGGCCACAGGCCTCATTACTCTGGCCAATTCCCAACCCTGCTTGAAGTTGGCATTTTAGAGGCCTTTGGTTGACAAGAGCCCAAACAGGCCTGCTGTTTCAGGCCAGATTAGGGCTCCTGGGCAGCATCAGGTGAAAAGTGCCTCGTAGGTCCCTGAATGATTCCTACGTACCTTACCGAAAGGCGTCTCCCACATGGCTGGTCACTGTTTGAAATTCCACCAGCAAAGTAGTATCCTTTGGGACTATACATTGCTTTCTTGAGATAATCTTTTCCAAAGCTACCCTGGGAAAGTCACACATTAAAACTATACCGGTGTATGAACTGTTTACTGACCCGGGTatctgagagggagggagagcacagagggctgGCTAAGAGCAAGGGTGACAAGGAGTGGTCCAGACAGCTTGGGTAGGGACCTCTCCTAGTTTCAGGGTGCAGGCTGTTGGGTTCAGAGTGAGGGTTGAAAagatgtttaggggcacctgggtcagtaagtgtctgccttcagcccaggtcatgatcccagggtcctgggattgggcccttccccctctcccactccccctgcttcttgtgttccctctctcaccgtttctctctgtcaaataaataaataaaatcttaaggaaaagtttagagggaaagggacaggtcACTCAAGGTAGAGGTCACTGAAGCCACCTATAAAGCAAGGCTGTAGCAGCCAAAGCAGGGTCGAGAACCTACCAGCTGTCAGTTTGGGGGTACCTCCCCAGGAGCTAGCCTTTGTCTCTTGCAGAGCACAGGAATGGAAGTGGCTCCTGGGGTTCCAGAGATGGCTGCCTGGAAAAAAACACCCATGAAGATATTCGCCAATCCATCTGGCTGCCGGAGAGGCACCCCAACCCTCACCCTGCACAGCTGCCCCAGTGGGTGTGCCTCCTTTCCCACCCGCCAGTGACTCAGTGCACAGGACAACGGAGGCTGGGAGGGGAGGCTGTAGGATCTGCATCTGCCTTGTAAGCTTGAAGCCAAGCGCTCCAGCCCCTCCATGTTTATAACAGCATGTACCCAACCCTTAATAAATGCCAGGAACCATTCTAAGATTGGTGTACAtaaaatcatttaatcctcaccacactGGAAGATCTATTTTCTTACACATAGAAGTTTTAGTATTTCATCcctattttacagctgaggaaacagaggcacagagaggttaatcaAGAGCGCAGAGGGACAGAGCACAGAGTGAGTGAAAGTTAAGAGTGGGGTACAGGCCCACCCTACACTACAGAGCAGCACCCTGACTCACTGGGCACTCTGCCTCTGCTACCCTCGTATCTACCAGGCGGCACAGGGGAGAGGTAGGGGGAGTTGTCGGTGTTCACCAACTCTGGGTCAGGCACTTGACAAACACTTGTGTGCTTCAATCTCAGAAGAACCCAGTGGAGATGCGCCATGATACTCACTGCCCATGTGCAGAAGCAAGACCAGAGAAGTCTGACCATctgccaaggccacacagcccaGGAAGGGGTGGAGCTGAAATCCAAACCTTGGTCTGAGCTCTGCCTGGCAGGCCTATCCTCCCCAAATACGCCCTCCTCCCAGCTAAAGAGCATAGAgaccagaagggaaggaaaggaagatgggggtgaggaggctggagagaggcTTCAGAGGCAGTCCTTAGCCCAGCAGCTTACATTCCCCAAGGTCCAGGAGAATGTCTGGACCTCCTCCACCTCTTGAGGGACCACAAGCAGCCATGTCCCTGTAGATGGACCACCCTGATGCTCCTAGAGCAATGGCTGGGCTTTTGGGGTCTGGAGCAAGGTCCTGTGGAGGTCCGCCCTGCCCCACCACTGCCACTGCACATCTGCTAGCCACCCAGCACAAGGGCAGGATGGGGGGCATTGCCAACCAGTGGTACTTCTTGATCTGTGGACTCAGACAAATGGGTATACAGCCTGGATGGGCATACCTCACCTCCTCCAGAGAATAAAGGTGATAATCCAGATTGCAGGGTAGGCAAGGTCTGTAGCATATGGAGAGGGCATGAGCTGGGACAGAAATGTGGCCTGAGGCCCCCTGGCTCCCCTCTGACCCAGGCTCCACCAGCCCCACAAAAGGGACAAGGTAGGAAGACAGCACAGTCCGTGCTTGGGCTGGATGTCCTCTGGGTAAGGGAGCAGATTCCCAGCACAGAGGACCCAGAGGCTTCACTGGAGCAGGCGCCGCCTGTAGACCACTGTCAGGAACAAGGCCAGGAACACCCCAGTAGCAGCTGCCCTGAGCCACGGAGCCCAGGTGCTGACCTGGATGTAATCCTCCTCCTCCAGGGGCTCCGGGGTGGCACGCGGCCCAGGATTACCCTCCAGCAGGTCAACGCTGGGGTCCTGGGTCACTTGGATCCTAATGGAATCTACCGACTGGTACTCGTTCTCCTCTGGGGCATTGTCAGGCCCCGCGTCCAACGACTTGCTGTAGCTGAGGGCCAGGTCCGCAGAGCAGCCCGAGAATGGCTCACTTTCTACCCGGGAGGCCAGACAGCCTGGCTTGCTCAGCTCCAACTCGGACTCCCAGCCAGAAGAGCTGGGGTTTGGTTCGGGCAAGCTGTCTCTGGTGGAGATGGTGGGCCCTGGAGCTCCTGCAGTCTcctgggaaagaaaggaggggctGAAAGGGACTGGGGATGGCAGGGAGACAGCCAAGTTGCATGACCCCATTTCCAGCCAGGCCATGAACTAGCATTCCAACCCTCCAATTCCCAGCCCAAAGTCCAGAAAGGAAGCCGCCCCCTCTtggagactcaacccactgatgGTACGGGAGGGCAGTGGGGGATTCAGGGACCAAGGCTCTGCTGGCTGGGGTACCAGTGGTGACTTCCTCCAATGTACCCCTCTTGCTACTCACTGGCCTGCCTGTAAGTTCACCCCCACCCTCCTGGAGCCCTTGGTCGCTATGGCCCCATCCCACTCTGATGTTCTGCCTGGGTGGAGGGCCATGGAGCAGCCACAGCGTCAGAGCCCTGCCATGGGCCTAAAGGGTCCCCTGGACTTGGTTGCTCCAGGCAGACAGCAGCTACAGGGCTGCAAGGGCTTGCCCCAGCCATGaagcaggggggcgggggaggggcactgCTGCATCAGTGTGGCTACCTCCAGCATGTTAGTCCCATCTAAGACTGCAGTCAGTAAGGACTGGCTCGTGGTGAGGCAGACTGGATATTCCAGTGGTAAGGAGCAGGGCACTGAAGCAGGCAGGCCGCCCCGTGCTGCCCCTCATTGTTCAGTCTGCAACACACACTACTGAGCTCCATGGGTAGCTGCAAGCTCTAAATGGGCTAAGGCACATGATCAGGGGGATGGCCATCATGCCCAACCGTCCCAAGGCATCTGCACTCAGGGGCTTGAAGGATTATTATTACTCTAAAGGGTGTATGTGGGGTCTGGAAGATGCTAGATCTCAGCTAGCCCTACACCCTCGAGGAGCAGCACTGGGATATCCCAGGCTAGAGATGGACTGGGGACTGGAAAGCGTCCGAGGACAGGGCTAGAGGGAAAAGCCTGGATCACTGCTGGACAGCGCAAAGACTCACCCCTGAGGGTGTGTGGCTCCTGACGGTGGGCACAGTGCTGGCGGGCGCCTTGCTGGGCACCGTGCTTGTGGACATCCTGGGCTCGGGCACCAAGCCTGTAGGCACTCTGGGTGCTGCTGTGCCAGCACGCACTGAGTTGATGGGTAGTTTGGATGGTGGCAGACTTGTGAGCACATTAGTGGCTACTGCCCCTGAGGGTTTTGAGCTGGCAGGCAACTTGGAAGGCACTGCTCTGTCAAGTGCTGAGCTGGCAGGAACCCTGGAGGACACAATGCTGGTGGTCAGTGAGCTTGTGGACACCCCAGGCCCCGTGGAGCAGACGCCGGCCTCACGATGGTCACCAGAGCCCCCTGCACAGGCCAAGCCCATGGATGAGGAGGAGGTGCCAGCAGATGGCGCTGCCGCGGAGGGTGCAGGCAAACGGCTCGCCCTGTGGGTGGAACGGCTCAGGGGCTGGAAGGAGACAGATGGAGACACAGGCCCACGGGATGAGGGGAGGCTGGAGGCCGTGCCTGCAGGGGGCAAAATAAAAGGGGAGACACAAATCACAGGACCGTTACTCTAAAATCACAGTCACCCTGGGATCAGAAGGCTGAAGAGCCACTGTGCCCTAGCTCAAGTCCCTACTGCCTCCAAGCCCCCCAACTTCTTACCCAGGGAATCTCCACAGTCCCTTTGGTCACTGTGCCCAGGCCTGGGTCCTTGGACCTATATATCCTTAGTCCTTGACCTAAAGCCGAGTCTTCTAAGAGTGAAATGGTCCCTCTCCCTAAAAGCATCTAGGAGCTTAAAGATCACTCATTATCCtctgctctttcttctcctgccTGGGACACCCTCCTTTCCTCCTGTGTCTGCTCCTTATCTTGGGGGAAATTCTGgatgctcctccctctgccaccttCCTCTCCCCGCCCATAGGAGCAATTCTGGACCAGGCAGAAGAGCTCCCAGCAGTCACAGGGCACCAGAGGCCCCTCTTCCCTTACCTGTACCCACACCCTCTGCAGTGTGATTGTCAGTCCTCTCATCCAGGGATGGAGTCTATTTCCTGACTCCTTGACTCTGCGCTGGCCTCCGTGACCTGCTCTGGCTCACAGAATGAGGCAGGATGAAACTGCCAGGGTGAGTCTTTGCCCAGGAGCCTGCTCTCTCAGAATTCTGCTCAGCTGCCATGAAATAGACTTGTCTGGTGAAGGACGAGGACTCGCTGAAGAGAACCAAGGTGCCCCAGCAGAGCGTACGTGTGTTTGGGCATCAACGTGTATACAAGAGGGAATTCAGCCGAGACCTGAAGAACTACCCTGAACCAGCCCAAATTGCtcacccacagaatcatgagctAAATCGTTatattttaagctactaaatgTGGGAACAGTTTGCTACACAGAAAATATGGATATGCCCTCTAAGGAACTGAGTTGCTCCCTAAGGTAAACTCCCTTTATTCCCCCTTGCCTCCTGTCCAAGGGGGGCAACTCTAAGTCTTCACCCTCACTGGGAGGTTGGAGAGGCCCCAGAACTCCAGATTCCACACATACCTGGTGTGTGGGCACCGCCTAGTTCTGTGTCCTGCTCTTGATGTCCACTGAAGGTCAGAGGGTTGAAGGCCGCCATGTCAGAGGAGGTTTCCAGGGGGCCAGCGGGCCTCCTCAGGACATCCCCAGAATGGGGCATCGGTGGGACTTTCTTTGAACTCTGCAAGAGGGAAAATATAAATGAGGCAATTGCTTTTCCCAGGAGTGGGCATCTCCTACAGGTCTCAGCCCATAGCACGAAGTACAGAAACTGAGGAAGCCCCTAGCCCGGGCTTTGGTCATTGCCAGACCCTGTCTACAGGAACCTACCTCACCAAAAACACACACTGTCCCATGGGGAGTCTCTATTCATCTGCCTTGCCCTGTAAAAGGTTCCCCTCTCTGATACTATTGCACAGACCCCTTTCTTGGGCTTCAAGTTCATGGTCTGACATCTCCTGGACATCCCAACAGAATCAGCCATTTCTGCTCTGAATCAGCTTTACTGGCAATAAGTACTCCAACCACCCCATTACCTCCTGCTTCCCCAGTACCCCTCCACTGTTCATTCCCTGGTCCCTCGATATAGCTCACCTCGTCACACAAACCACTGCAAAGACCACAAAACTGTGGCTTCACCGCTGGCTGGTAAGAGGATTGAGCACTACCACAGGGTGAAGCCCAGCTTAGCAGTCTGAAAGCTGGTTTGGAGCCTACCTCCACCGAGGGAGCCCTGAGGTTCCGAGCAGAGATTAGACATGGTTTGTGGGTGGGAGATAAGagagcttctagaagctggaaagatAGGAACACAAAAGCAGGAGGCCCAAAGTAGACTGTGAGGACACACCTCTTCCGGGGACTCTGCTGGCTGGGTATCCTGGACTGGCAAGGGGAAACTTGGCTCCTCCTCTCTGTAGCCGTTGTGGGGGGCCCTGGGGGCCACAGCAGGTTTAGAGGACCGTGGAACCTCAGCAGGAACTAACTGTGGCTCCACTGGGGCTGGAGGCCGGTTCCGGACCCCTGGAGGCAAAGACAGAGTGATGTCAAGGGGGAATCATGGATGCTCCCAATGACAGGAAAGGCCTGCGTGCTCCTGGACCCCCAGGTCAATGACtatcagcccccacccccaactcccaaaGCTGTCCTGATGTAGGGTGTACTTAGAAGAGACAAGACTCATTGAGTGGGAGGCAGTagcgggagggagagaggaaggtagGGAGGACAAAAACCAGGAGAGGTAGAAGGAGTAGGGTGGGAGAGGTTGGGGGGGCCATGGGGGGCACTCCACAAGCCTCTCACAACCCAGACTGGGTCAGCGGTCACcacttctctctcccctgtcATTCTGGAACCCagtggctttctcctcctctttgttGGTGGCTGTCCCCCTTAACTGACCCCTCAGAAAGAAggatggaagggagagagagggagagggagggagggaaagaaaaaaaagaaaagcaaacaggaGGCTCTTCTAAGGCTGTAAATCTCGTCAGGGTCTCAGGAGTTGTCTCTAGTCTAAATCATAAATAGGGCTGGCTTGAATTTTCTTCCTGTCATGACCCCTCCGACCTGACCTCACCAGACCCCTCTGGCCACTTGGCCCGGAAGGGTAACTCTGCGGCTAGGGTGGAGGACTGAGAAGACTCCAGGGGaagcaagggggagaggaagagatgagggagaggaaggaaggaaaccatgaggaagaaagaggagacagtgacgggggaagggaagagtagaGTAGAGGGGAGAGAAGGCCGTCAGCTGAACGAGAGACAAGAGGAagtgagaaagaggagggaagcaaATGTCACAGCCACAAAAATTAGAGGAAGTCCCATCTGGTGAGCACATGGGAGGTGTCCAGTCCCACATCCATCATCTCGTGGTACCAACCACAGTCCTACAATGTAGATGTCTGGCCGtgagtcccattttacagaggggaagACTGAGGTTTAGAGAAATTAAGGGACTTGGCCGAAGGGACATGGCTAACAAGAAGCTAAGCTGTGATCCACACCCAGGTTTGTCTACCGCGTAAGAGTCATGGGAGGGAAAgtgacagagggaggcaggagtacagaggggaggggagaggctgaaTGGAGGCCAAGGGAACTAACAGGGGTTCCACAAGGAGGGCCACAGCAGGAAGCTCACCGGGCAGGTTGCTGTAGTAGATGCGAGCCACTTCGTCAGCAAGATCCACCAGCTCACAGGCCCTTAGTGCACTGATGAGGGACTCCACCCAGCCGATCCGCCGCCGAAGGCTGTTGAAGAGCTCCCAGAGGGTGCCCTGGTTCCCAGAGAGCTGGCAAGAGGCCCGCAGTCGGTCCTGGAAGACACAGCCAGCTGCCCTGCTCAAGCCAGGGGGCCctggccccttccccactcaGAGGGGACAGTTGCAGAGAGAGGCTCCAAGTAGCCCCAAGAGCAAGGCAGCCATCTGAAACTCAGTCAGAGCCCAGGACAAGGCCAGTGTTTGGGCCCAAGTTTAAAGGCAGTTACCAGGAAACAGgctcttactgtgtgccaggccctgtgctcaggaTGCTGAGAGCTACTGTCCCGACTCTACTGGTGAGGAAACAAGCTTAGCAGAAATAAGGTAACAAAGATCCTATGGACAGATCCTAGTTAGTCCTTCACCAAAGCCTGGGGTTTGCTCAGGTAGCCCCGAAGGCAAAAAGAAAGGGTTTGGATTAACAGCAGAGGAAAGgtacagaggaaacagaagacgAAAAGGAggtaaagggacagagagaggaagccaaTGCTAAGAATCAGGAGGTTGGGATGCTGGGAGACTCTGATAAGGAGTCTCAGGGCAGAGGAGGTTTTATGGGCACTGAATTCCCACATGCAGACGGGCAAACAGAGAGCAGAAACGAAGACCCATAGGAAACATATCCTGCAGAACTAGTCAGGAGGCACCCCCTATGCCCCCTAATTCAAGGGAGGGGGCCCGAATCCCAACAGCCACAGGCCCGCACCACCATCAGCACAGCCGCGTGGTGGCAGCAGAGAGCCGGAGCCACTGGGAGCAGCTAGAACTGGGAGGCGGCCAGCCCCACTTCTCTTGGGGCTACAGCCAGTTCTGAGAGGCTAGGGCAGTCTGGCTCCCGCGAGCTGTCAAAActgagccctgggctccctgtCAGGACAGGGTCCCGTGATAAGGTGAATGGAGTCAACACGGAGCAGGAACAATGACAAGAGACGACGTCAAGGAAAGTCTCGAGGGGAGCACGTGAGGGGACCGAAGCCCAGACATCTCAGGCAGCCAGCACCCTACTTTTTTAGCACTACACCGTATGGACGCAAGAGGGAGCTCAGCTACGTGGGAAAAGGCCAGCTTGAACCACACTTCATTCTGCAAGTTAGAGAAGCGTCAAGGTCAAGAAGCAGGATGCAGAAGATGGAAAAGGAAGGAGTTGGCCCTGGCTTTGGCGGAAAGCTCCGAGCCCCATGCCCCTGCACCGAGTCAGTCAGAATCCCATGCCCCCAGCTCACCTGGTCACTTGTGGTGAGGCAGGACAGGTAAGGCAGTATCTCCAGAACATGAATGCGGTCGACAAAACTGCTGTAATGGTAGCGGATATACTCGTAAGTCTTTTCCTCTGCAAACGTCATCGCTGTCTAGGTTCTGAAGTGATGGCGGGTTCTGGCCCATAAAAGgacagatgggggagggggggtaaaAAGGCTGGAAAAGAAAGCACACCACTTATGGTAACAGAGTTGGGAATGGGGTGGGACAAAAGGCaatgattcctttctttctcaattCTCTGGAGTGCTTGCTTCTTTCTTTAATCGTCTAATTTTATGACTGCCTGAGTCCCAGAGGCCCTCAAGAAATTTGCTTAAAAACGAATTGatgaccggggcgcctgggtggctcagtgggtcaaagcctctgctttcagctcaggtcatgattccggggtcctgggatcgagccctgcatccagctctctgctcagcggggagcctgcctctctgcctacttgtgatctctgtcaaataaataaataaaaccttttaaaaaaatgaattgatgaCCAAAAGAAATCAGATCCAGCTCTAGGCCCCATTTCTTCCCTGCAGGCTGGTCAGTGTTGGGGAGGGCTCTGGCTCCCTGCCATTGTTCCAAGGTCTGTTTTGCCCCTAGCTGCTGACAGCAAGTGGGCTCCACCAAGAAGTGCTGCTTCCCTGGTGtgtaccaggaaaaaaaaaaaaaagaaagaaaagcccaaaataataataagatcaTCCTActttaaatgtgaagaaaacaaagtacCAAGAAATTAAGGGGCTTGCTAGTTAGTGGAAGAGCAAAAAACAGAAGTCTTCAGCCTCCAGGATCAGGTTCTTTCTAGAACATGACTGCAAGCCCACCATTAAGGCTTGTTGCATACATGTTCTTAGGATAGGAGGCTGGTTCCACTCACTGTGTGATCTGGGGCAAATTACCAGTCCTTTGCAGGTTTCTCTTCACCCCTAAAATGGCTTAGAGAGCTTGTTTTGACAACACAATAGTTCAACCACATAAGGTTCACATTTAGAAGTGCCTCAATTACTAGCAATTGCTACTAGTTGCTTAGGTAGCACTTACCACAATTTGCAATTATAGATGGGGTTGTCTGCGAGTTTCTTACCTGCCTCCCCGCTCAGGGAGAGCTGCAGGGAATAAAAGGGACAAGATCTCTGCCATCATCCAATTTATATTCTATTGGGGTGGGACAGATAACAAATGagtaaacatatacatatataagaattCCAGACATTAATcatggaaaataaagcagggtaatGAGACAGAACCCCTGGAGAAAGGTATGTTGCATGGATGGAGGTGGTCAGGGAAGTCTTTCTGAATCCCTGACATTTGAGCTGAGGCCTTCTGGGCTGTAACAAGAtcagctctgggggtgggggttggagggcgGCACAGCAAATTAGAAGTCCTAAGGCGTAAATGAGCTTGGCGTGTTTGAAGAACAGAAAACGGGTCTGAGGGGTCCAGGTTTAGAAagctagggggaggggcagagatcaAGATCAAGGAGGTTAGGAGAGGTGGCTCATGTGGGGTGTTGCAGGAAAGGACTTTGGGGGttactttggggggggggtgagatgGGAGGCCATCAGGGGGttctgagcagggaagggagaggactgAACTTTTGTTAAAGACCTCCCTGGTAGTTGTGAAAACCTGGACTGTGGAGGGACCAGGATGGAAGCAGGGAGATAAATCAGGAGGCTAAAGGAAGGGGCCACAGGATGGGGATGGCGGGAATGCTGCCCTGGGAGGTGGTGAGAGGTGCTTGGGTTCCTGGTGTGCTGCGGATGTGggaagtgaggaagagagaagaatcaaggATGCTCAGGTGTTGGTGGACGGAGGGTGCCATTCAGGCAGGCTAGAGAATCTGGTGGAGAAGCTGTGGTACAGAGAGGTCTCCAAAGCTCCATTTTGAACAAGTGAAGCTTAAGATGCTGGAACATGTCCAAGTAGGTTTTGTAGGAAGGAAGGGGTCAGAAGACAGAGGGTCAGGCTGGAGCAAACACATAGGTGCCTGGCGTGGGCGGACTCTAGGCCTCATAGCCTCATGTTACATGCCTTGCTTTGTTAGCCACCAGGGGCGACATTCCTGCTGGTTAATGTGTTAATGACAGAGGTCAAGAGGATCAAGGCGATttggtgttgggggggggggggctcctctGAGCCTTCAGGAGGTGAGCAAAGAACAACTCTAAGGTGGCCAAATgatcctttctccttctcttccatgGCATCCAGAGAGGTACCAGGAGAGAGTCAAGTAATACATTCTTCTGCATCTGAGCCTCAGCCCTTAGGCATAAGAGTTTGGGAAGtatggggactcctgggtggctcagttggtgaagcatctcccttcaactcaggtcatgatcccagggtcctgggatcgagtctggaagcaggctccttgctcgggcagttctcccttggcctgccgctccccctgctctctccgtctgacaaataaataaaaccttttaaaaaggaggtgggggtggggagtatgAAGTATAACATGCTCcaaccaaaaagaaaggaagcccATATTGTTCACATTTATTCACCGTTCCACTATAGGCGGGCCCATCctaagtttctttcatttaggagAGGAGAAATGATGCCAGGTTGCACAAgcagtcaggatttgaacccaggacctgCTGCCTCTTTGCAGCTCACCATAACACCTTGCAGAATATATGCCCTGCTGCAGCAAGTGAGACTCACAGCCCCAGAGGGACCGAGGGCACGGCTTGTGTGAGGGGAGTTGTGTGAGGGTGTGCCCCTGAGGCTGAAACATTTAGTCCCTTCTCTTTAAAGAACTGTAAATCGTTCAGACAAGCCCGAGTGCATTCCCTCTATGGCAGTCACGGTTCTCAGGCTGTTGACTGTACTTCCAAAAGTTTTTGCGACTCCACAGCATGCGCATGAGAACGtcgatttttttttatttgtttttgtttttgttttcccagcatCTCCTTCCCGTCTCAGAGAAGGGCAGACCGACGCTGCGAGGAGAGCTGTCTCCCTGAACGCCCCGGAGGCTCTGAGAGCGTCCAGGAAAGAAATAACAACCGGCCGAGAGGGGCGAGGCCTCACCGACTGGGCTCCGATTGCTGGATGGGACCAGGACCAGGCTCGCTGAGGGAGGGAGGCTGTTCTGAGCAGCTGTCACCCCCGAGAACTGTCATGGCTCCGGGGAGGACGGCGGCCCCAGACTTGTAGGCGCGGCCCCGGCTCCGGGAGGTTGGCGCGCCCGGGCCAGGCCTCGCCCGGGAGTCACCCTCGGCCTGCGTGGAGGCTGCAGGAGCTCCGCAACCGGCGCCTGCCTTCTTCCCGCCCAACTTCCCCTCCAGTCCGGGCAGACGCCCCGCGCCACCCCCGGGGCTGGCTGAGGCTCGTGGAGTCCTCGCTGCGGCGAACTGCTCGTGGGCTCTTCCCCAGCCCCACGCACCCAGTGGCGTCCCTGACCCCCGAGCGCCCGGGCGGACTCCAAGTCCCACTCGGCTCTTGACGCCGCTGGCCACCTCCCCGAACGGGATCCGCGAGCCCTGAGCCGACGGGACAGAGGGCCCAGGAAGGCTAACTTACCTCGGGT harbors:
- the LOC132008179 gene encoding mitochondrial antiviral-signaling protein-like isoform X2 yields the protein MTFAEEKTYEYIRYHYSSFVDRIHVLEILPYLSCLTTSDQDRLRASCQLSGNQGTLWELFNSLRRRIGWVESLISALRACELVDLADEVARIYYSNLPGVRNRPPAPVEPQLVPAEVPRSSKPAVAPRAPHNGYREEEPSFPLPVQDTQPAESPEESSKKVPPMPHSGDVLRRPAGPLETSSDMAAFNPLTFSGHQEQDTELGGAHTPGTASSLPSSRGPVSPSVSFQPLSRSTHRASRLPAPSAAAPSAGTSSSSMGLACAGGSGDHREAGVCSTGPGVSTSSLTTSIVSSRVPASSALDRAVPSKLPASSKPSGAVATNVLTSLPPSKLPINSVRAGTAAPRVPTGLVPEPRMSTSTVPSKAPASTVPTVRSHTPSGETAGAPGPTISTRDSLPEPNPSSSGWESELELSKPGCLASRVESEPFSGCSADLALSYSKSLDAGPDNAPEENEYQSVDSIRIQVTQDPSVDLLEGNPGPRATPEPLEEEDYIQAAISGTPGATSIPVLCKRQRLAPGEVPPN
- the LOC132008179 gene encoding mitochondrial antiviral-signaling protein-like isoform X1, which encodes MTFAEEKTYEYIRYHYSSFVDRIHVLEILPYLSCLTTSDQDRLRASCQLSGNQGTLWELFNSLRRRIGWVESLISALRACELVDLADEVARIYYSNLPGVRNRPPAPVEPQLVPAEVPRSSKPAVAPRAPHNGYREEEPSFPLPVQDTQPAESPEESSKKVPPMPHSGDVLRRPAGPLETSSDMAAFNPLTFSGHQEQDTELGGAHTPGTASSLPSSRGPVSPSVSFQPLSRSTHRASRLPAPSAAAPSAGTSSSSMGLACAGGSGDHREAGVCSTGPGVSTSSLTTSIVSSRVPASSALDRAVPSKLPASSKPSGAVATNVLTSLPPSKLPINSVRAGTAAPRVPTGLVPEPRMSTSTVPSKAPASTVPTVRSHTPSGETAGAPGPTISTRDSLPEPNPSSSGWESELELSKPGCLASRVESEPFSGCSADLALSYSKSLDAGPDNAPEENEYQSVDSIRIQVTQDPSVDLLEGNPGPRATPEPLEEEDYIQVSTWAPWLRAAATGVFLALFLTVVYRRRLLQ